One Coffea eugenioides isolate CCC68of chromosome 2, Ceug_1.0, whole genome shotgun sequence genomic window, TGCTGAGCTGCAAACTACATAGCATGTCTTACGTGCCGCTATATTTCTTTCCTATGGAAACACTGCACGTGTGGAATCTGGAGGTTGGAGCATACTTGTTGAACCATATAGGATTAATACTGCATGGTGACAAGCTTGCTACTGCTGTTTGACAACAATTTATTGAGTAAATTATTTGTCAGTGATCTTATTAGCAAGTACAACTTCTCAGACGGTCCTTGTCTTTTCCTTGTGCTtgagtattttgatcataaatttCTCTTTCGTTTATACTCTACCATCTGTAGAGGTTATAGCTATCTTCTCGTTGGCATTTTCCACGACTTAGGTTTTATCCGTTCTCAAGAATCGGGGACGaagttgaaacttttgataCGTCAATCAGTGTTTCATGCTGAAGGAGCATATTCCGAAGTCATAAAGTGGTAAACATTTATTCCCAAACTGTTGCAGAAGGATGCCTTTCTGGGTAAAATCATGAACCATGTTGATTGCCGGAGACAAAAGCAGCCAAGGAAGGTTTTGTATTTCTAAGCATGGTGATGTGCCTATCTTATTCATGGTTTAGTTGGAGATGAAGGGGAAACAATTAAGCAACTAGAGTGATGTTGGAGATGAAAGGGAACATTTAAGCTCATTTAAGAAAATGAGCTGAGAATTAGGACCTTCGGAACCTAGAAATTATAATTATCTTCAGAATAGTTTTGACTTCTCACTCATTCAAAACTTCATCTTTGCGCCATAAATGTGACTTTATTTATGGTGATGTGCCTACTTTGTTCATGGTTGAGTTGGAGGTGAAAGGGAACATTCAAGCAATTGGGGTGAAGTACTCCTAACAAGGTTGAACCaagaaaatgagatgaattttgggaCCTTCAGAGccttgaaaaaataattatctCAGGGATATCGAGATGATTGCAGAGTACTGTTTTTCACCGCTTCATTCATTAAAAAATTCGTCTTTGCGCCAGGTACTTGTCCAAACAAGACAAAATATTTTTTGCCTCCTGACTTGTGAGGCTGCGCAGACGTAAGACTAGTTTTTTCTCCTTGCCTTTTGAGATTATAAAACgtatttcttcttttcatttAGCGTAGGAAATTCATTTTCTACCGAGCAATTTGgttaattatattattataAGTTAATTTTCAGAAACATGTATCTCCATTTCCATAAGAGGAGGTAAAGCCCAAGAGAAACATCGTTCGGAAGCAAGGGAAATCCACATAAGATGGAATGGACTGTGCCCCACAAATTTGTTCTCTCTGTCGTTCTTGGACTTATCCACCGAACCTGGCAGCAATCAACGGAAAATCCACTCCCGCCCGTAAAGGTACTCCTATCATGATTCTTGTGATTAACAtgaagggataattgcagaaacctcccctgaggtttttaaTAATTTCACTTGTCTTCCCtaaagttttgaaaattacacctacctccTTTAtacatttaaaatgacaatactaaccttaatatttttaataaaactcTCTTGCTACCATATTTATGCAAAGGAtagattttataatttttttacatttttctttcttattcatttcttttatatttCATTAGAAGTATAGAAGAAATATCAATGTTGTCCATAATATCTATTCAAATTAAACTAGTGATatgtttttgataatttttaatatcattcaatttttttgtaactcttttttttttttggtatcaaAATCAAGGATAAGTCAACAATGATTAAAAACAGATAGCCCAAAatcactactaaattatgatagtTCCATCAATAAACTAGTCCATAaactttattaaaaaaatagtccataaactttaaaagaaacaaattagcACTTTTTTTCTATCTTAAAAAGAATTTATATTCCTAATAAAGCACTATGAAAAATATCCTATTTTAGCAAAAGATTTATTGTAATAGTTGATTATTAAATAACAAATATTGGCATGAAAAAATTGACACTCTTTTTGTtttgaagaacaaaaattgaactttgtgaaataagggcattttagggtattcattaaattttttactcTATTCTAAAGTTTGGTTATCAAAGtgtcaaatcaagggaggtaagtgtaatttttaaaacgtcAAGGGAACCaagtaaaataataagaaacctcaagggagatttctgaaattatccctaacaTAAAATACtagcaatttaaacaaatcaatctgtttaaaaaaaaaaaaaaagaaaaagaaaaaggggtaTCCTTTGACTAAGGAGAGGCTTCTATAATTAGTAAGAAAGGTACAACTTGTACAGTACGCCTCTGAGCTTGTACCTTGTCTAGCACAGTCTGGTTTGCCACAAACATGAAAGATGAAGAGACGGATGAAAACCCAAGTTACCACGTACCAAGCAGGGATAGATGCGGCAGGCGTGTAGCAGTCACTTAAGAAAAGAAACAACATAGATTTCTCCGTCTTTCTTGGAGAGAACAGGTGTCCTTCGATCCGCCAGACAAACTTTACACAAAGTACAAACTGACTCTCATGTCTGCACAATGTATGAGTGCCTCCATAAATACGCATCTAAACCCATTCTTCTGCACATTTGCTAAAATTGTAGCGACCAAGAAAGAATTCCCTTTATCATTTCCTTCATTTCCCAATATAGAACTAGAGCCAGAAGACCCTTGAGCCCCCTGAAAGAGCTAGATCTAATGGCTCTACCAGTCCCACAATCCACCTCTGTGACTACTGCTACTTCCTCCTCCAGCAACTTCCCCAGCACTTCTCCAAGAAAAATTAAAGTAGATCACTATCTCTCCTCTGTATATTGAGATTTAATGCATAAATGATTTAGTATTTGTAAATGAGTATCTTTTATTTGTTCAGTATATGGTCCTCATTCGTTTTCTTTGATTGCTGTCTTGTTCTAATCTGTGAAGCAGATTTCTTGTTCCCAGTTGAGATTCTCGGAAACTAAGCAGGCCCATCCGAGATTAATGGATGCTTTCAAGTAAGTCTCTTCAAAGTTCCAATTTTTATTCTCTTGAATTGCTTAAGACTAAatgagttttttctttttcttatttttttagttcttttttattgTAGTTGCTACTTGCTACCAACCGATCAAGATGCTAATTTTTGTGAGCTCTGCGTCGTAGATCCTATCCTAGTCCAAATTAGGTTGTAGCAAGTGTCATTTGACGAGTGGCTTGTTGGTGATTTCTAATTTTGACTGTTAGAGGTTCATGATCTAACTTGTAAATGGACATAAAATTTAGAATATTTAACAACTTCGTAAAGGTTAGGCCATTAGATTGTGGGCCATTTGCAATCGTGATCTTGTTCTGTTTTAGCGTTTAATTGGCTTTGTCAATATGTGGCAAAAGAAAGCAAAGAGAAGGACTTTCGTTTTTACCACCCTTGTTTTTTTCTTATTTGGAAACTGATCCTTAACTTGTTTTCCATTATTGACAAAATCTTTTTTCTAAGATTTTTTCTTCCATGAAGATTAGTTTTGATTATTGATACGGTATTTATTGCTTGTATCCTTCTTTCCCTTTGTAAAGCTATCTGATTTTCAACCTCAGGGCTTAAATTCATGAATCTATCATGTCCAAATCAGCCCAAGAAGTTTCTAATGTTTCTTGCTTGGTCTCTCATATATAGGAAATTCCTACACTTTAAGATTAAAGACATGCCACATTCGACAATTGATCCCAAGAGATAAGCATGTCTTTTTTTTGCCTTGAATTATCTGCATTACCAGCTGTAAATTGGTTGGTAGTGATTGAGAAAGGCTTCTTTTTCGTCCTCCTTCTACATCTACAGGGGCAATTCAGCTTTGCAAGTGAAGGCCTTGAGGGAATCTCAGGGCCTGACTCAGGAGATCATTAATAACGAGCAGAAGTGTGTTCAAATAATGGACAATGAATCTGAACTTTTCAAAGAGATGAAGCGTCGATTCCTAACTTTCAAAAAGGATAAATACCTGTAAGCTTTATAATTACTGCCTACTCTGTTTAGCAGATTAAAGTTTTGCACTCTTGATAAggatttctttatatttttgtgGGACAGGGAGAACTTGGAACATTTTCAGAGTCTTGCCAAGGTTCAAAAACCTAAGGTACTTATTCATATGATATTTTGTCACAATTTGCTTAGTTACAGGAGCAGTGAGTAGGTTCTTATGAACTGACAAATTTGGAAATAGTTCATGGTGATTGCCTGTGCAGATTCACGAGTGTGTCCTTCAAGCATCCTTGGTTTTCAACCAGGAGAAGCATTTATCGTCCGAAATGTAGCCAATCTGGTTCCTCCATATGAGGTCTTATAAATGATGCATTTGCTTCTTTTTTGGGCCCCTTGCACTTTCTGCCTGAGAAGCATGACTAAATTGAAATGAGGATGAGCCTTTGCATTCCATGAGATTCTCAATGTGTTTACTGTTCTTCTGCAGAATGGACCTTCAGAAACCAATGCTGCCCTTGAATTTTCTGTTAATTCTCTTGAAGTAAGCTAAAGATTTCATCTCTCAGAAGGTAGTCATGCAAATATACTATTTCCTCTTTCTACTAATCTAAAATTTCTATAAAATTCTGCAGGTTGAGAATATATTAGTTGTTGGTCACAGCTGCTGTGGAGGCATTCGAGCCTTGATGAGCATGGAGGATAACAAAAATTCTAGGTACTCTTTGTCGTGTCAATATGTCTAGTTTGCAGTAGAGGACAGAAGCTCCTCATTcatctcatatttttctttcagTAGCTTCATAGAAAATTGGGTACGAATTGGAAAGCCTGCAAAATTAAGCACTAAGGCTACTGCTACTGCTTCCGACCTCAACTTCGATCAGCAGTGCAGACACTGTGAGAAGGTGCTACTTCTTATTCacatattttcactttttagtGTGTCACCTTGTTCAAGCAAATCCATGTTTGCATTTCACATAACTGAAATATGCATTTCTATGGAGAATATGAATACCCACAAAGCTTTACTCCAAACTATAGAGAAAAGACTACCTTTCTGATTGGCTTTGTTCCTTTGCTTTTAACCATCAAGCTTTTTCATGGTTTTATCTTCTAGATTTTTGCTTCTACGTTTAGTTTAATGGTAATCAATACTTGTCTATTCATCAAACGTTACTGAAAGTTTGGCAAGTTACTTCTCGAAAGGATGAGAAAATATGTACTTTGGAATTACCTTCAAGTATGTTTCTACGTGCCAATTCAAGTTTTATTCTCATGAAATCTCAGTATGGAGATGTATTTAACCTCATCAAGATGAATATGGCATATTCAACCTTTTGTTGCCAAGTTTTCTGAACAGCAAGTGTAGTTATCCTCCTTGAGCATAAATGGCTGCAACAACTACTTGTTCTTTGGTTGTATGAATTTACTTTAGTCATTGAATGTTAAAGAAATCAGTATTCCATTTTTAGGTATCTATCAACCAATCTTTGTTGAACCTGCTCACTTATCCGTGGATAGAAGAAAAGGTGGCAAACGGTAAGCTTTCAGTTCACGGGGGCTACTATGATTTCGTTGACTGTACATTTGAGAAATGGAGCCTTAATTACAAGGGTAGTGAGTCGAAAGAAGATGGTGAATATTCCATTAAGGATCGGGAATTTTGGTGCTAAGCCCAATCTTGTAGTACATGTccaatttttgtattttcttttcctcctcctATGTGGCGGTAGTATTATAAGCTGtagttgttgttgttgatgatgaATGATGTAATAAAATGTGATGACATCTCTTGAAGTTTTGAGCTTCATTTTCCTATCAATGAAGATTGTTGtggctgaattttttttttcttgcattttcttgagCCAAACATTGTGAAAATGTTAATTGTAATCGTTGAGATTTCACATCATTAAGGTGACAATTTGTTTATCCCATTTATGAAGATTTTCGCATCGGTGACTGTTAACTTGAATCTACCTCACAAATGAACTCACAAACCGGCAACAATATGGTAACTAGAATGTTAGGAGTGCAGACCAATCAGGCATAGAGAAATTGCCTTGTGATACTCGCTGTCATGACAGGGTAAAAGGAAAACGAGAAACAAGAATGCAACCTTATACTTCTTGAGATCCTCTTTTCCTCACCAATTGAAAACAAACAACTTCTTCCCACACAACTTTTTGCCACTAAAAATGAAactgaaagaaaaaagaaagtaagCAAAAAGTAACTTAGGGAGCCGGATAAACTTTTGTAATAAGAGTTTTAGGAATGGGATTACTCCCAAAAAAAAGGAGCCCTGACACTTAAAATCAATACCATCCTTCGACTGTTACTGCAATTCATTTAAACATGAATGATTGGCACCGATTCGGTATTGATGGGTGTATGTATCTAAGCAATAAAGCACCatctttatttcattttatttttagatGGGATGCCTCGAATCTGAGACCTCTGACTTATGATTCCCCCCGCATACCATCCATGTTAGCACAAAAAATTACGTAGCGGAAGTAAAATTAATGTCTCAACTTGTCAATACCCCAATGAAACTTTCCATAGTAATTAAACAAGGAATAGACAAAACGGCAAGGCTCTCTTTGAACAAATATGAAGACGAAACAAGGAATAGAAAACCATATTCACGAGGGGAAATACGTTTGACAAAAAATTAGCTGATGAATCTCCAGGTGCATGCTACACATCGATCGCGCTGCATTTCTGTGAGGTTCACCAACCTGCATGAACCATTGATTATTAAACTTGAGGAGGAACTGAGCTGTCATCAAACGATACGTCAAAGACATTTTGGTATGCGTTATATTATCTTATACTTGGAATACACGTACGTAACTAATCAGCAATCTAGCAGATGAGCGAGCAATTAGACATTGTAGGTTGAACCACTATTATTCGTTTTTTCTTTGGAGGCGTCAAGACATTTTCAGAGATGTATGTATGGTTGAGAAGTTGAACTAACTGACAACGAGACAACTTCCCCACCAACCAAAGCGAAATAACCTTCCTGCTTTCCACTTCTCGCATCTATATAAAGCACAATACAGATAGATTCTTCCATGCACTCGCAAACAAGACAAAAAAGCCTAAAGCACTTTCTTCAACCTGTGTGTTCGATCTACCTTCTATATCATCAATATTTGCTTAATCCCTTCCAAGGATGGCTGGTTTCCACCGTGCATCTCTTGTGTTCGCCATGCTTGTTGCTGTATCATCCATGAGCAGCAACTGTTTCCAAGCTGAAGCGCGTCGCCTTCTTGATACAGGGTTGCCTGAGATTCCTACCTTGCCAATGCCTGAGATACCAACACTGCCTAAACCTGAGCTGCCAACCGTTCCAAAGCCTGAGATTCCAGCATTGCCAAAACCCGACCTGCCAACCGTGCCAAAGCCTGAGGTTCCAGAATTGCCAAAACCTGAGCTGCCAACCGTTCCAAAGCATGAGGTTCCAGAATTGCCAAAACCCGAGCTCCCAACCGTTCCAAAGCATGAGATTCCTGAATTGCCAAAACCTGAGCTGCCAAATGTGCCGAAGCCAGAGATTCCAGCATTGCCTAAACCCGAGCTACCAACTTTGCCCAAGCCAGAGGTGCCTAAAAAGCCTGAGACCACCACTCCATGAAGTCCGTTCTAGCCCAGCTGGATACActagtttttattattattattattcattagCACTTTTCTTCTGAATTGATATTTCCATTGCGTTTGATGTGTGTTGGAGTCCAGTCATGTTGTATACCGTGATCTCACGGTTCATTCATCTGTAGCTGTTGTCATATCGGAGTGTCACTCCTTGTTTCCAGTGGAATTACATATTTGTACTTTCTTACGTACTTCTCAGTTAAAAATAGTTTCTCATAACTCCATTTTGCCTAATTATTGACCATAGAATGAAGCAGTACTTCCAAGAACCAGAAGAATAATAgcattaaaacttaaaagtaaAGATGACTCAAGATCTTCAAACAAACAAAGaacgatatatatatatattatgaatgAAGATGCAGTCAATGTTAAAGAAGTTGAATAACTCCTCACTACACAAACCAAAACTCAGTTCTCACATCAACCTGTCATGGCTGTTGATTAATTCCAGGCAAAGAATGATAATCCTGTGGAATGCAAAGCCATACCATTCAACTTATCAAAATTCCGAGCTTATTGCCGATTATATAGGGAAGTATCAGACTCCTTTGAAGTCATCATTGAAGTTTATAACGCTGAGTGCCCAGTAGGTCAAATGTCAGAAAAGTTTATGTGCATCATATCATATCATATCTGATACTAAAACAAAGTTAGTTTCTTTTGGGAAATACAGAACCAGTCTCAATTTATCAGCTGAAAATGGACTTAAGTTTCAGGCCTGAGGTTCCTCTTTTATGCTGTGGCCAATCTCACTTTGATTTTTGGTTATGTTGTACAGGTATTTTGAATTGGCTAGAGAATTCGAGAACAGTAAATTAGGCTCGTCGTTTATTAGCATTCATAAACTGATCTAGAATTGACTCCACAAGCTGAGGGACAAACTGAAGGCTAGTCTGTGGTCTACTGCTACTAACTTTAATTAATTAGTCACAAACTAAGCATTAGAATCACAGAGATAAATGCATTAAGTAATGAATCAAGCAGGCTATAAACTTAAAAGAGTGAAAGAAAGAAGATATATATCAAGCACTTAATCGATTTAAACGAGATATGTTAAGAAGGGAAACGGAAATCCATTAAATGGTACTACTTTAATTCCCATGTTAGTAGTAAAGAGCGAGTAAAGACAGATGAGAAGAGGGGTTGAACAAACAAGAGACAATCTTCCTACCAACTCCGCCAATTACACCTCCAATTTCCCGCATTCCTATCTATAAAAATCCACCTCTTAGCTTCTTGCTCCAACATTCAACTCTCGGACAAAAAAACAGTAACCATAATTCGCCAGGAAAGATGGAAGCCCAAGTGATCAGATCTCCATTGTTAGCATTTTCTTTCCTGCTGATCACCCTGGCATTAAGTAGTAACATGGCATCAATCCTAGCCGATGCACGCCATCTTTTGGAGGCAACAGCACCAGGTGTTCCAGTTGATGAAGCGCCTAGCGCCCCTGATAGCGATGATACCGATCCTGAGACACCATCTGTACCTATAGTTTTCCCAGTCCCCCAGATTCCAACAATCCCACTGCCTCAGTTCCCTGCTAATCCGCTTCCAATTCCCACATTCCCCGCCACCCTCCCAACCTTGCCTTTTCTGCCTAACTCGCCCTAACTATCTATCTCAGCCACATCAAACTACGACTCAACCTCATGTCCGCCAAACTGAAACTACCTTTTCTTGGATTACATATATACTAGCTACCCTTGTCGTCATCGTCTCTACTGCTTCCAAGACATGCTGTATTTTTAATGTTGGGTTATAATGctaccttttttttaaaaaaaaatttccttagTTAAATGTTCCCTGATTATCTCTCTAGTGATCATCGCAATTGGACTGTTATGATCCTGGTTGTACTCTGTCTACGTGATTATTATCCATCTCGACTTGAATTCTTAACCTCCATATTTAGCCTTTTATGTGGCATTTTCCTTTCAGAATACTTTCTCAGTTACATGGTTCCGTTTCGATATCGGGATGAAATGACTTCGAGATAATGGATTGTCGAGAAATCGGTCGAATTACAGAAAACTCGGCCGAGACGTTTCGGAGACAGATAGAAACGATCGAATCGCCTCGAATCaacttgaatttttattatttttgtttatcatatttttttttacaattttaaaaatattaaatatttcaaaaatttacgTTTCGCGGTGACCAATATATCGAAACCGGTGTGGAACGATCCGAGACATGATCGCGACCGCGTCTTTGAACCATGTTCTCAAACCTCTTCTTGGAGCATTACCCATTCTTTCCGCTCCTTTCTAAATCTATCCCAAAAAAAAGGGCAGAAAATCATGGCCTCCATGAATGTTGAGCTATGAATCTAGTATTTGAATCGACTGTAtggttgttaaaaaaaaaaaacctataaTTAGCAATATCATTTTGAAATTGAGATTATGGAAATCTATGTATACATGAATCAATTAAACATTTTCTATCTCCTATGCAGCATGCATAATTGACCTTTGGATACTTGGGTTTTATCTATTTTTGTATCCAACTCTTCTCTAATTAATGATGTTTTCAGTTTTCCTCTCTTCTA contains:
- the LOC113761976 gene encoding beta carbonic anhydrase 5, chloroplastic isoform X1 produces the protein MALPVPQSTSVTTATSSSSNFPSTSPRKIKISCSQLRFSETKQAHPRLMDAFKGNSALQVKALRESQGLTQEIINNEQKCVQIMDNESELFKEMKRRFLTFKKDKYLENLEHFQSLAKVQKPKFMVIACADSRVCPSSILGFQPGEAFIVRNVANLVPPYENGPSETNAALEFSVNSLEVENILVVGHSCCGGIRALMSMEDNKNSSSFIENWVRIGKPAKLSTKATATASDLNFDQQCRHCEKVSINQSLLNLLTYPWIEEKVANGKLSVHGGYYDFVDCTFEKWSLNYKGSESKEDGEYSIKDREFWC
- the LOC113761976 gene encoding beta carbonic anhydrase 5, chloroplastic isoform X2, whose protein sequence is MALPVPQSTSVTTATSSSSNFPSTSPRKIKISCSQLRFSETKQAHPRLMDAFKGNSALQVKALRESQGLTQEIINNEQKCVQIMDNESELFKEMKRRFLTFKKDKYLENLEHFQSLAKVQKPKFMVIACADSRVCPSSILGFQPGEAFIVRNVANLVPPYENGPSETNAALEFSVNSLEVENILVVGHSCCGGIRALMSMEDNKNSSFIENWVRIGKPAKLSTKATATASDLNFDQQCRHCEKVSINQSLLNLLTYPWIEEKVANGKLSVHGGYYDFVDCTFEKWSLNYKGSESKEDGEYSIKDREFWC
- the LOC113761976 gene encoding beta carbonic anhydrase 5, chloroplastic isoform X3 → MLSRNSYTLRLKTCHIRQLIPRDKGNSALQVKALRESQGLTQEIINNEQKCVQIMDNESELFKEMKRRFLTFKKDKYLENLEHFQSLAKVQKPKFMVIACADSRVCPSSILGFQPGEAFIVRNVANLVPPYENGPSETNAALEFSVNSLEVENILVVGHSCCGGIRALMSMEDNKNSSSFIENWVRIGKPAKLSTKATATASDLNFDQQCRHCEKVSINQSLLNLLTYPWIEEKVANGKLSVHGGYYDFVDCTFEKWSLNYKGSESKEDGEYSIKDREFWC
- the LOC113763919 gene encoding protein PELPK1-like gives rise to the protein MAGFHRASLVFAMLVAVSSMSSNCFQAEARRLLDTGLPEIPTLPMPEIPTLPKPELPTVPKPEIPALPKPDLPTVPKPEVPELPKPELPTVPKHEVPELPKPELPTVPKHEIPELPKPELPNVPKPEIPALPKPELPTLPKPEVPKKPETTTP
- the LOC113759243 gene encoding protein PELPK2-like; translation: MEAQVIRSPLLAFSFLLITLALSSNMASILADARHLLEATAPGVPVDEAPSAPDSDDTDPETPSVPIVFPVPQIPTIPLPQFPANPLPIPTFPATLPTLPFLPNSP